From a single Solanum dulcamara chromosome 4, daSolDulc1.2, whole genome shotgun sequence genomic region:
- the LOC129886891 gene encoding V-type proton ATPase subunit D-like, producing MSGQTNRLVVVPTVTMLGVIKARLIGATRGHALLKKKSDALTVQFRQILKKIVSTKESMGDVMKNSSFALTEVKYAAGENIKHVVLENVQTATLKVRSRQENIAGVKLPKFEHFSEGETKNDLTGLARGGQQVQACRAAYVKSIELLVELASLQTSFLTLDEAIKTTNRRVNALENVVKPRLENTVLYIKGELDELEREDFFRLKKIQGFKKREVEKQMASARLYAAEKASEEISLKRGITLGSAHNLLSHASQKDEDIIF from the coding sequence ATGTCAGGGCAAACCAACCGTTTGGTTGTTGTCCCCACAGTTACGATGCTTGGAGTTATTAAAGCTCGCCTTATTGGAGCAACAAGAGGCCATGCTTTgttgaaaaagaaaagtgaTGCTTTGACTGTGCAGTTCCGTCAGATTCTAAAGAAAATTGTATCAACAAAGGAATCGATGGGAGATGTCATGAAAAATTCCTCCTTTGCTCTTACAGAGGTTAAATATGCTGCTGGTGAGAACATCAAGCATGTTGTGCTTGAAAATGTCCAGACTGCTACTCTTAAAGTTCGATCTCGGCAGGAAAATATTGCTGGGGTGAAGCTCCCCAAGTTTGAGCATTTTTCTGAAGGAGAGACTAAGAATGACCTGACTGGATTAGCTAGAGGTGGGCAACAGGTACAAGCCTGCCGTGCTGCTTACGTGAAATCTATTGAATTACTTGTTGAGCTCGCGTCACTGCAAACATCATTCTTGACTCTCGATGAGGCAATCAAGACAACAAATCGGAGGGTCAATGCCTTGGAGAATGTTGTGAAGCCTCGGTTGGAGAACACAGTTCTTTACATCAAGGGGGAACTTGATGAATTGGAAAGGGAAGACTTCTTCCGTCTGAAGAAGATACAAGGTTTCAAGAAGAGGGAGGTAGAGAAACAGATGGCCTCTGCCAGGCTATATGCAGCAGAGAAGGCTTCTGAAGAAATTTCTTTGAAGAGAGGCATTACGCTTGGTTCAGCCCATAACTTACTCTCCCATGCTTCACAGAAAGATGAGGACATTATTTTCTGA
- the LOC129884838 gene encoding non-specific lipid transfer protein GPI-anchored 14-like, whose protein sequence is MASCNLKYQFRLVLFFMLCVYGNSDSEKDKEECTQSLIGLATCLPYVGGNAPAPTPDCCTGLKQVLKASKKCLCLLIKDRNDPDLGLQLNVTLALTLPSVCKAPANISECPALLHLPANSPDAQVFYQIANNSSSIAGSPLANSPIPSVGSSTTGAPAGAASAPKSAGCHIGNRWFGLEAIVGVVLLWSLTSNFFI, encoded by the exons ATGGCTTCTTGCAACTTGAAATATCAGTTCAGATTGGTTCTGTTCTTCATGTTATGTGTATATGGAAATTCAGATTCAGAAAAGGACAAAGAAGAGTGTACACAATCATTGATTGGTTTGGCAACATGTCTGCCTTATGTTGGAGGTAATGCACCAGCTCCTACACCAGATTGCTGTACTGGATTGAAACAAGTATTGAAAGCCAGCAAGAAGTGTCTTTGTTTGTTAATTAAGGATAGAAATGATCCTGATTTGGGACTTCAACTCAATGTTACACTTGCTTTAACCCTGCCTTCTGTTTGTAAAGCCCCTGCTAATATTTCTGAATGCCCTG CTCTTCTCCACTTGCCTGCAAATTCACCAGATGCTCAAGTATTCTATCAAATTGctaataattcaagcagcattGCTGGCAGTCCACTTGCAAATAGCCCCATTCCTTCTG TTGGATCTAGTACCACAGGTGCCCCTGCTGGTGCAGCAAGTGCTCCTAAATCTGCAGGTTGTCATATTGGAAACAGATGGTTTGGATTAGAAGCAATTGTTGGAGTAGTTCTTCTATGGTCTTTAACTTCAAATTTCTTCATATGA